The genomic interval GCCATATTCGGGCACCCGCTCCTGCTGCCAGCTCAGCAGGCCGGACAGCGACAGCAATGGCAGGACTTCGCCGCGCACCACCATGACTGCGGCGCCGCCCACCTCCTGCACCTGGTTGATGTTGATCGGCAGGATTTCGCGCACCATGCTCAGGGGCACGGCAAACGGCTGTTCGCCCAGCTCGATGAGCAGCACGGGCAGGATGGCCAGGGTCAGCGGCAGAGAGATGACGAAAGTGGTTCCGCCGCCCTGCGTCGTGCGGATGTCTATCGTGCCGTTGAGCTTGTGGATGTTGGTCTTCACCACATCCATGCCGACGCCGCGTCCGGAAATATCGGATGCCACATCGTTGGTCGAGAATCCCGGCTGAAAGATCAGGTTGTAGCTCTGCCGGTCATCCATGGAATTGGCTTCTTCGCTGGTGATGAGCCCCTTTTCCAGCGCCTTGGTGCGCAACCGCTCCGGATCCATGCCGCGTCCATCGTCCGCCACCAGCAGGACGATGTGATCTCCTTCCTGACGCGCCTCGAGCCGTACCGTCGAATGCGCCGGCTTGCCATTGGCGGCGCGTTCGGCGGGTGACTCGATGCCATGATCGACCGCATTGCGGATCAGGTGAATGATCGGATCCGAAAGATCCTCGATCATGGTCTTGTCGATTTCGGTTTCCTCGCCGACCAGCACCAGCTCGACGTCCTTGCCGAGATTGCGCGCCAGGTCGCGGGCGATGCGCGGGTATTTCTGGAACAGGCGGCCGATCGGCTGCATGCGCGTCTTCATGACCGCGCTTTGCAGATCGCTGACCAGCAGATCGAGCTGGCTGACGGCCTGATCGAGCGACGACATGATGTCGGCATCGCTGCGCCCGGCCAGAATGTCGCTGCGCAGGGAATTCAGGCGGTTCTTGGTCAGACCGATTTCACCGGACAGGTTGAGCACCTGATCAAGACGCGCGGTATCGACGCGGATCGTGTTGTCGCGCGCCCTTTCTCCTTCGCGACGGCCGAGTATCGCGCCCTGGTTGCCGGGCTTGTCGGTCAGCCGGCGGCCGCTCGCCTGTTCAATGATCTGTTCCGGAGACTTGGCGAGCTCATGCGCCAGCGCGGCCGTTTCCGGCATCGTCACCTCATCGGCCGCTCCGGGTACATCGGTCACGGCAGCCAGCAGATTACCCCAGTCGGGACCGCCGTCTACTGCAGCAGCAGCGGACTGAACCGCTACCGGCGACGCCACCGCAGCAGGTGCCGAAGCGGCTGCGGTCTGATTCAGCTCCCCCGCGATGGCACGCCTGAGCGTTGCCAGCAAATTCGCCGGCGCGGCATCGGGCTGCTGATTGTCTGCCAGGGCACGAAACATCTGACGCACGCCGCTCGTCGCCTCCATGATAACGTCCATGATTTCGTGCGTCACCACCAGCTCGCCGTTTCTCAGACGGTCGAACAGGTTTTCAGTCAGATGACAGAGCGTCACCAGTTCCGTTGCGCTGAGGAACCCCGCGCCTCCCTTGATCGTATGGAAGCCGCGAAAAATATCGTTGAGCAGGCCGCGATCGCCGGGATTCCTCTCCAGGTCGACCAGTTTGTTATCGACGCTCGACAAAAGATCGTTCGCTTCGAGCAGAAAATCCTGCAGCAGCTCTTCCATTCCCTGAAACTCGCTCATCTTCTCTCGCTCCAGTCTGTCACCGGATCAAGCGTGCCATGCCGACACGCCATGGTAGGGCCGCACGCAGTTCATCGCACGCACGCCGCCAAACTCAAAAACCCAGGCTTTCCAGCAGATCATCGACCTGCGCCTGGCTATGCACCACATCCGTCCGCCCCTCGCCATTGACGACCGGGCCGTTGAGCAAGCCAGCCGAGGTTTCGGCGCGCACTTCAGGCGGCATCGCTTCCAGGAGAACCGACAGCAATTGGTGTTCCATCTTGTGCGCCAGTTCGACGATCTTCTTGATGACCTGGCCGGTGAGATCCTGAAAATCCTGCGCCATCATGATTTCCGTAAGCTGCACGTTGGTCGCCGCAACCTGCTGCGGCATGGCCCGCAGAAACCCGTGAGTATCCGCGGCCAGCAGCTTGAACTCGGCAGGCGACAACTGGTTTGCGAAAACCTGCTCCCAACGCGCGGCCAGCGTTTTTGACTGATCGTGCAGGGCATCCTGGACGGGTCTTGCCACTTCGACGGCATTCAACACCCTGCTGGCGGCCTGCTCGGTCATCTGGATGATGTAGGCAAGGCGCTGGCGCGCATCCGGAATCCCCTGGACGGCATCCTCGAGTATCCGGTCATAACCCAGTTCGCGCATCGTGTTATGCAATTCCCGGGTCATTTGGCCAATGCGATTGAAGACCTGGATCGTGGGGTCCACCTGCTGACTCTGGGAAGCGCCCGCAGACACTGCGGCGGCTGCAGCCCCGGCGCCGCGGTCGGCCTGCCCCGCGACACTGTCGAAAAGCGCCTGCAGCTCTGCCGAATCGCCGGAGCCGCTCATCGCCGCTGCCGGTTCCTTGGCGGCCACGGGCTGGCTGGCACCAGCAGCAATGCTGTCAAAAAGCGCTTGCAAATCCTCGCTGTCGCCGGATTCGTCGAAGCTGCCGGACTCCCGACGTGAAGAAGGGGGAAGGGATGTATTCATCATCTGCCGATCACTCTACGTTGCGTTGCGTTGCATTGCAGCTGCACTTCAACGACCAGGGTCAAGCCGGGGCCTGGCCAAGCTTTTCAAAGATCTTGCCGAGCTTTTCATTCAGGGTTGCCGCGGTGAAGGGTTTGACGATATAGCCATGGGCCCCGGCCTGCGCGGCGGCAATGATGTTCTCCTTCTTGGCTTCGGCAGTGATCATCAGTACCGGCAAGGACTTCAGCGCCGCATCGGCGCGAATGGCCTGCAACAATTGCAGGCCATCCATGTTGGGCATGTTCCAGTCGGTAACGACGAAATCGAAACTGCCCATCTTCAACTTCTGGAGGGCGACGGCTCCGTCTTCGGCTTCATCGGCATTGGTGTAACCCAGCTCCTTCAGCAGGTTGCGCACGATACGGCGCATCGTGGAAAAATCATCGACTATGAGGAACCTGGTCTTGCTCGGGTCAGACATGTGAATCTCCGCATCAGTTTCTGTGGTGCTTCGTCAACAGCGGCCGCAATGTATCGGCAAGGACGTTCGCATCGAACTTGGCGACATAGGAATCGACGCCAACCTGCTTGCCCATTGCACGATTGGCTTCCGAAGACAGTGAAGAGTGCATCACGACGGGAATGCCATCGAAACGCGAATCGGACTTGATGTTCCGCGTCAGCATGTAACCATCCATCTCGGGCATTTCGGCATCGGTGAGAATAAGCTGCACTTCGTCACGCAAATCCCCGCCGCTCTGCACGGCATGTGCAGCCATCCCCTGCAGTCGCGACCAGGCCTCCATGCCATTCACGGCATGCTTGTGCCGGCAACCGAGCTTGTCGAGAACCTCGGTGATTTTTTTGCGGGCGACCATGGAGTCATCGACAAAGAAAATATTGTAATCGTAACCGTCGTCCAGCCTGGCAACCTCGGGCACATGGGCCTCGCCAAAGGTCGACGCCATGATCTGCTCGACATCGAGAATCGACACCATCCTGCCCCCCGGCAGCTCGGTGATGGCCGTGATGAAGCTGTGGGGGCAGCCGTTGCCGACCGACTCGGCAGCCTTTACCTTGTCCCATGCGACACGCGTGATGCGATCGACGTCCTGAACCAGAAAACCCAGGATGCGCTTGTTGTATTCGGTGACCATCATCGCGCCACCGAGGCCGTGCGGCGCATCCGCCAAGCCCATCGAATGCACCAGCGACACCACCGGAATGACGTTGCCGCGCAGGCTGATCAATCCCTCGACGCCCCGTGGCATGTTCGGCGTCCGAGTAATCTTCGGCGTCTTGCAGACTTCCCGCACCTTGAACACATTGATGCCGAATGTTTCCTGGGTACCCAGGGAAAACAACAGGAGCTCCATGCAATTGGAGCCCGCCAGCCGCGTACGGGCATCGATGTCGTCCAGCATGCCCCTTTCCGGAAACGCAGTGACAGCATTTTTCATGGTGGCCATTCCCCGTCAAGCCTCCGCCTTGTGGTTCTGCAATCCGGAAGCGATGCGCAACAGCGCCTCGGCCAGTCGCTGCGGCTCGAATTTGGATACGTACTCATCCACGCCGACCGATTTCCCCAAATGACTGTTCGACAACCCGGAGAGCGAAGAATGCATGATGACCGGGATTCCCGCGAAGCGCGGATCCGATTTGATGTTCTTGGTCAAGAGATAACCATCCATCTCCGGCATTTCCACATCGGTCAGGACAACCTGAATGACATCCTTCACCGCATGGCCGTTATTGGCCGCATAGCCGGCGATTTTCTTGAGCTCCTCCCAGGCGACATACCCATTCACCGCACTGATGTGCTTGATGCCAAGCGTGTCCAGCGTGCGCTGGATCTGGGAACGCGCGATGAACGAGTCATCCGCGAAGAATACAGTCATGTCGGAATCCAGCGGCTTGAGCCCCTTGTACTGGTAGGAATCATCGATCTGCGTAGTCTCGGCCAGCACCCGTTCGACATCGAGCATCATCACCAGGCGCCCGTCGCCCAACTCGGTTACGGCCGTCACCATGCCCCCCAGATTCGACGCCAGAATCTCCGGAGGAACCCGCATCTGCTGCCAATCGAGACGCAGAATGGTGTCGACGGCTTCGACCAGAAATCCCTGCGTATGACCGTTGTACTCGGTAACGATCATGACCTCGCGCGGCGACTCCGGCTGAATCCCGATGTACTCGGCAAGATCGATCACGGGCACCAGGGAACCGCGCAAGCTGACCATGCCCTTCACTGCCGCCGGCATGTCGGGTGATGCCGTAATTGGCGGTTTGCGCATCACCTCGCGAACCTTGAACACATTGATGCCAAAAGTTTCACGCCGCCCGGTGCGGGAATCATGGCCCAGCGTGAACAACAGCATTTCCAGCTTGTTGGTGCCGGCCAGCTGAGTGCGTTCATCGACACTCTTCATCAAATCGGACATCGCTTGCTTTCTCCCTGAGCGCACTCGACCACAAGCAACGGGTCGTCACACGTATCCACAGTCGGCGATATTACGCCATTTTCTCCCGACAAGAGAATGCTTCCCCTGCAATATTTGTCGCATCTTTGCATATTTGCATCTTTGCAATCTTTGTAACTTTCGACATACCCGCTCCTGCCTTCCTGCATCGTTCCAAAGCGCGCAAGATGGAAGCCACGCCTGAAAGGCATGCGAGAATGCCCGGCGGGTCGTGCAACAGGCCCACCGCGCAGCAGACCCATAGACATATGCCCATATGCCGACCGGACACGACGACGAGGATGGCGCAGCAATTCCCGGCCAGTCAGGGCGCAAGAATCGGCAATGCCAGAGCAACCGTCATGATCGATACCAGACCACACTTCCTGAATCCCTTTCTCTCCCCCGACATCAAACCGCCGCTCGACGACGAATGGGCCG from Sterolibacterium denitrificans carries:
- a CDS encoding chemotaxis protein CheA; amino-acid sequence: MSEFQGMEELLQDFLLEANDLLSSVDNKLVDLERNPGDRGLLNDIFRGFHTIKGGAGFLSATELVTLCHLTENLFDRLRNGELVVTHEIMDVIMEATSGVRQMFRALADNQQPDAAPANLLATLRRAIAGELNQTAAASAPAAVASPVAVQSAAAAVDGGPDWGNLLAAVTDVPGAADEVTMPETAALAHELAKSPEQIIEQASGRRLTDKPGNQGAILGRREGERARDNTIRVDTARLDQVLNLSGEIGLTKNRLNSLRSDILAGRSDADIMSSLDQAVSQLDLLVSDLQSAVMKTRMQPIGRLFQKYPRIARDLARNLGKDVELVLVGEETEIDKTMIEDLSDPIIHLIRNAVDHGIESPAERAANGKPAHSTVRLEARQEGDHIVLLVADDGRGMDPERLRTKALEKGLITSEEANSMDDRQSYNLIFQPGFSTNDVASDISGRGVGMDVVKTNIHKLNGTIDIRTTQGGGTTFVISLPLTLAILPVLLIELGEQPFAVPLSMVREILPININQVQEVGGAAVMVVRGEVLPLLSLSGLLSWQQERVPEYGVLMQTVETAFILAVDGFAGREDAVIKSLEDFRPKGVAGVTTLSNGQIVLILDMKELLGGSATSGSMIRADFVGPQAAVA
- the cheZ gene encoding protein phosphatase CheZ translates to MMNTSLPPSSRRESGSFDESGDSEDLQALFDSIAAGASQPVAAKEPAAAMSGSGDSAELQALFDSVAGQADRGAGAAAAAVSAGASQSQQVDPTIQVFNRIGQMTRELHNTMRELGYDRILEDAVQGIPDARQRLAYIIQMTEQAASRVLNAVEVARPVQDALHDQSKTLAARWEQVFANQLSPAEFKLLAADTHGFLRAMPQQVAATNVQLTEIMMAQDFQDLTGQVIKKIVELAHKMEHQLLSVLLEAMPPEVRAETSAGLLNGPVVNGEGRTDVVHSQAQVDDLLESLGF
- the cheY gene encoding chemotaxis response regulator CheY, whose protein sequence is MSDPSKTRFLIVDDFSTMRRIVRNLLKELGYTNADEAEDGAVALQKLKMGSFDFVVTDWNMPNMDGLQLLQAIRADAALKSLPVLMITAEAKKENIIAAAQAGAHGYIVKPFTAATLNEKLGKIFEKLGQAPA
- a CDS encoding chemotaxis protein — translated: MKNAVTAFPERGMLDDIDARTRLAGSNCMELLLFSLGTQETFGINVFKVREVCKTPKITRTPNMPRGVEGLISLRGNVIPVVSLVHSMGLADAPHGLGGAMMVTEYNKRILGFLVQDVDRITRVAWDKVKAAESVGNGCPHSFITAITELPGGRMVSILDVEQIMASTFGEAHVPEVARLDDGYDYNIFFVDDSMVARKKITEVLDKLGCRHKHAVNGMEAWSRLQGMAAHAVQSGGDLRDEVQLILTDAEMPEMDGYMLTRNIKSDSRFDGIPVVMHSSLSSEANRAMGKQVGVDSYVAKFDANVLADTLRPLLTKHHRN
- a CDS encoding chemotaxis protein; translation: MSDLMKSVDERTQLAGTNKLEMLLFTLGHDSRTGRRETFGINVFKVREVMRKPPITASPDMPAAVKGMVSLRGSLVPVIDLAEYIGIQPESPREVMIVTEYNGHTQGFLVEAVDTILRLDWQQMRVPPEILASNLGGMVTAVTELGDGRLVMMLDVERVLAETTQIDDSYQYKGLKPLDSDMTVFFADDSFIARSQIQRTLDTLGIKHISAVNGYVAWEELKKIAGYAANNGHAVKDVIQVVLTDVEMPEMDGYLLTKNIKSDPRFAGIPVIMHSSLSGLSNSHLGKSVGVDEYVSKFEPQRLAEALLRIASGLQNHKAEA